The following proteins come from a genomic window of Halomarina ordinaria:
- the ygfZ gene encoding CAF17-like 4Fe-4S cluster assembly/insertion protein YgfZ, translating to MTVIEDVHADHGATFTDHGGRRVVATYGRTDRTHRAVRNGVGVIELGYGILEVTGEDRVEFVDNAVSNRVPDDDGRGVYCLLCDPQGGIEADLYVYNAGERLLVFCPPDRASEVREDWAGKTFIQDVSVRVATDDLAVFGVHGPMATEKVASVLNHAGAPEPELAFVRGSMADVGVTVVASDASTGEEGYEVVCAADAAPEVFDTLLTRGMNAVPFGYETWNALTLEAGTPLYHTELRGRIPNVAGIRNALDFEKGCYVGQEVVSRVENVGRPSKRLVGLACDAVPEAGAAVFDGDAAVGEVTRGADAESYGGPAALAYVPFEFDGDPTVRVGGEERTARVVSLPFVEGSARSARLPTYPE from the coding sequence ATGACCGTCATCGAGGACGTCCACGCCGACCACGGTGCGACGTTCACGGACCACGGCGGCCGCCGCGTCGTCGCCACCTACGGCCGCACCGACCGGACCCACCGCGCCGTGCGCAACGGCGTCGGCGTCATCGAACTCGGCTACGGTATCCTCGAGGTCACCGGCGAGGACCGCGTCGAGTTCGTCGACAACGCCGTCTCGAACCGCGTCCCCGACGACGACGGCCGCGGGGTCTACTGCCTGCTCTGTGACCCCCAGGGCGGCATCGAGGCCGACCTCTACGTCTACAACGCCGGCGAGCGCCTGCTGGTGTTCTGTCCGCCCGACCGCGCGAGCGAGGTGCGCGAGGACTGGGCGGGCAAGACGTTCATCCAGGACGTCTCGGTTCGCGTCGCCACCGACGACCTCGCCGTCTTCGGCGTCCACGGGCCGATGGCGACCGAGAAGGTGGCGAGCGTCCTCAACCACGCGGGCGCGCCGGAACCCGAACTCGCCTTCGTCCGCGGGTCGATGGCCGACGTGGGCGTCACCGTCGTCGCGAGCGACGCCTCGACCGGCGAGGAGGGGTACGAGGTGGTCTGTGCCGCCGACGCCGCCCCCGAGGTGTTCGACACGCTCCTCACCCGCGGGATGAACGCCGTCCCCTTCGGTTACGAGACGTGGAACGCGCTCACGCTCGAGGCCGGGACGCCGCTCTACCACACCGAACTGCGCGGGCGCATCCCGAACGTGGCGGGGATTCGAAACGCCCTCGACTTCGAGAAGGGCTGTTACGTCGGTCAGGAGGTCGTCTCGCGCGTCGAGAACGTCGGCCGCCCCTCGAAGCGCCTCGTCGGCCTCGCGTGCGACGCCGTCCCGGAGGCGGGTGCGGCCGTCTTCGACGGTGACGCGGCGGTCGGCGAGGTAACGCGGGGCGCGGACGCCGAGAGCTACGGCGGCCCCGCCGCACTCGCCTACGTCCCCTTCGAGTTCGACGGCGACCCGACGGTCCGCGTCGGGGGCGAAGAGCGCACCGCACGGGTCGTCTCGCTGCCGTTCGTCGAGGGGAGCGCTCGCTCGGCGCGCCTCCCGACGTACCCCGAGTGA